One Camelina sativa cultivar DH55 chromosome 3, Cs, whole genome shotgun sequence genomic window carries:
- the LOC104777498 gene encoding uncharacterized protein At4g37920, chloroplastic — translation MVSVLFQSSCSCSLSGFPSVKFGARLVSPLYFAGTHVQVTSGGGLRIGQGCLLNLKGERPQRFVVSAVVDDKSVVAKEEKKEGGGSEKVVDNQRMTKVCDKLIEVFMVDKPTPSDWRRLLAFSKEWDSIRPHFYKRCQERADSEDNPEMKHKVHRLARKLKEVDEDIQRHDELLNVIKRTPPAEIGELVARRRKDFTNEFFDHLHTVAESYYDNPDEQDALASLGKLSIAAVQAYDTSTESIDALNAAELKLQDIINSPSLDAACRKIDTLAEKNQLDSALVLMITKAWSAAKESNMMKEEVKDILYHLYVTARGNLQRLMPKEVRILKYLLSIEDPQEQLSALQDAFTPGEELEGTDVDYLYTTPEHLQSLIKTVLEAYHFSREGSLVKEAKDLMHPELIVKMEVLKKLVEKKYL, via the exons ATGGTATCCGTTTTATTCcaatcttcttgttcttgttcacTTTCTGGCTTTCCCTCTGTAAAATTCGGAGCTCGTCTCGTTTCTCCTCTCTATTTCGCCGGAACTCATGTACAAGTCACTTCCGGCGGTGGTCTTCGAATCGGACAAG GATGTTTACTGAACTTGAAGGGTGAAAGACCTCAGAGATTTGTTGTCTCAGCGGTTGTGGATGATAAAAGTGTTGTAGctaaagaggagaagaaagaaggtgGTGGTTCCGAAAAGGTTGTAGATAACCAGAGAATGACCAAAGTTTGTGATAAGCTCATTGAGGTTTTCATGGTTGATAAGCCTACACCATCTGACTGGAGAAGACTGTTAGCGTTTAGCAAAGAATGGGATAGTATCCGGCCACATTTCTACAAACGGTGTCAGGAAAGAGCGGATTCCGAGGATAACCCTGAGATGAAGCATAAGGTTCATCGGCTTGCAAGAAAGCTCAAGGAG GTTGATGAAGATATTCAAAGGCATGATGAGCTTCTGAATGTTATTAAGAGGACACCACCAGCTGAAATTGGTGAACTTGTTGCAAGACGACGTAAGGATTTCACAAACGAGTTTTTTGATCATTTGCATACTGTTGCTGAATCCTACTATGACAATCCGGATGAGCAAGATG CTCTTGCCTCGCTGGGGAAGTTGTCTATTGCGGCTGTACAAGCCTATGACACTTCAACAGAAAGCATTGACGCACTAAACGCTGCGGAATTGAAGCTCCAGGACATAATCAACTCCCCTTCTCTTGATGCTGCTTGCAGAAAGATTGATACTTTGGCTGAGAAGAATCAGCTTGATTCTGCGTTGGTTCTTATGATCACAAAAGCATGGTCTGCTGCTAAGGAATCTAACATGATGAAAGAGGAG GTAAAAGACATACTGTATCATTTGTACGTAACAGCAAGAGGGAATCTGCAGAGGCTTATGCCCAAAGAGGTGAGAATACTAAAGTATCTACTATCCATAGAGGATCCTCAGGAACAATTGAGCGCTCTACAAGACGCTTTTACCCCTGGGGAGGAGCTTGAAGGGACTGATGTAGACTACTTATACAC GACGCCGGAGCATTTGCAGAGTTTAATAAAGACGGTGTTGGAGGCGTATCATTTCAGCAGAGAAGGGAGTCTAGTGAAGGAAGCCAAAGACCTTATGCATCCTGAGCTCATTGTCAAAATGGAAGTACTCAAGAAGCTTGTTGAAAAGAAGTATTTATGA
- the LOC104777497 gene encoding alkylated DNA repair protein alkB homolog 8, translated as MILDVLRTLRTSSSSSSTRARIVLPSCGFYSVSTSKMRDIKVKSDSRELLTSSDEEEEAAAQIREKEISSSSLSVKSTPEIEKKYVHRVYDAIAPHFSSTRFAKWPKVAAFLESLPCGSVILDAGCGNGKYLGLNPSCFFIGCDISHPLIKICSDKGQEVLVADAVNLPYREEFGDAAISIAVLHHLSTESRRKKAIEELVRVVKPGGFVLITVWAAEQEDTSLLTKWTPLSAKYVEEWVGPGSPMNSPRVRNNPFFSLESIPETEVSTKEQKAENSPFIGLESIPESEEGTREQKGESIIPETKASIVEQKDENCVEESLEALKKSQQEYFVPWHLPYHRAEVSGASAPALASGLAKKDDRKGAVVYNRYYHVFSEGELERLASGVGNAMIVDRFYDKSNWCIVLQKAVLNQD; from the exons ATGATTTTGGATGTTTTAAGAACTCttagaacttcttcttcttcttcttctactagaGCTCGTATTGTTCTTCCAAGTTGTGGTTTTTATTCGGTTAGTACAAGTAAAATGCGAGATATCAAAGTCAAATCTGACTCAAGGGAGCTGCTAACAtcatctgatgaagaagaagaagcagcagctcAGATTAGAGAAAAGGAGATATCTTCGTCGTCCTTGAGTGTTAAATCCACGCCTGAGATTGAGAAAAAGTACGTTCATCGGGTTTACGACGCGATTGCTCCACATTTCAGCTCTACGAGGTTTGCTAAGTGGCCTAAAGTTGCTGCCTTTCTTGAATCGCTGCCTTGTGGATCCGTGATTCTTGATGCGGGTTGCGGGAACGGCAAGTATTTGGGGTTGAACCCGAGCTGTTTCTTCATAGGATGTGACATAAGTCATCCGTTGATTAAAATCTGTTCGGATAAAGGGCAAGAGGTTCTGGTTGCTGATGCTGTTAATCTTCCTTATAGAGAGGAGTTTGGTGATGCAGCCATCTCTATAGCGGTTTTGCATCACTTAAGTACAGAGAGTAGGAGGAAGAAAGCTATTGAAGAGCTGGTTCGGGTGGTTAAGCCAGGTGGATTCGTTCTCATTACGGTTTGGGCTGCAGAACAGGAAGACACGTCGTTGCTCACCAAATGGACACCCTTGTCTGCAAAGTATGTTGAGGAATGGGTCGGCCCAGGTAGTCCAATGAATAGCCCTCGTGTGAGGAACAACCCGTTCTTTAGTCTTGAGAGCATTCCAGAGACTGAGGTGAGTACGAAGGAGCAAAAGGCTGAGAACAGCCCGTTCATTGGTCTTGAGAGTATTCCAGAGAGTGAGGAGGGCACGAGAGAGCAAAAAGGTGAGAGCATTATCCCAGAAACCAAAGCCAGTATAGTAGAGCAAAAGGATGAGAACTGTGTTGAAGAGTCATTGGAGGCTCTGAAGAAGAGTCAACAAGAGTACTTTGTTCCATGGCATCTACCGTACCACCGTGCTGAAGTCAGTGGTGCATCTGCACCTGCACTTGCAAGTGGGCTTGCAAAGAAAGACGACAGAAAAGGAGCTGTTGTGTACAACAGATACTACCACGTCTTCAGTGAAGGCGAACTTGAAAG GTTGGCATCTGGAGTAGGGAATGCAATGATAGTTGATAGATTTTACGATAAGTCCAATTGGTGTATTGTTCTTCAGAaagcagttttaaaccaagaTTGA